Proteins encoded in a region of the Balneola sp. genome:
- a CDS encoding GAF domain-containing protein, whose translation MTSADVLQLKEQLVSGTQEILKRPVTRDEKLFAICELLADEVPTFNWVGFYMADPEGKEELVLGPFVGASTDHTRIPFGKGICGQVALSHETFIAQDVHAEDNYLACSIDVQSEIVVPIMKGDVFVAQLDIDSHTRNSITEEQRSALEEICVLLADEF comes from the coding sequence ATGACATCAGCCGACGTACTTCAACTTAAAGAACAACTAGTATCAGGAACTCAAGAAATTTTAAAGCGACCTGTTACCAGAGATGAAAAATTATTTGCCATCTGTGAGCTATTAGCAGATGAGGTGCCCACCTTTAACTGGGTGGGCTTTTATATGGCTGACCCAGAAGGAAAAGAAGAACTTGTGCTCGGACCTTTTGTTGGAGCAAGTACCGATCATACCAGGATTCCTTTCGGAAAAGGAATTTGTGGTCAGGTAGCTCTTTCTCATGAAACATTCATTGCCCAGGATGTTCATGCAGAGGATAATTATTTGGCATGCAGCATTGATGTACAATCCGAGATTGTGGTTCCAATTATGAAAGGAGATGTATTTGTAGCACAGCTTGATATTGATTCTCATACCCGGAACTCAATTACTGAGGAGCAAAGATCAGCTTTGGAGGAAATCTGTGTTTTGTTGGCCGACGAATTTTAA
- the purQ gene encoding phosphoribosylformylglycinamidine synthase subunit PurQ, with the protein MATFGVIVFPGSNCDHDAYHAMKHVMGCEVKFLWHKDTDLSGIDFLIVPGGFSYGDYLRSGAIARFSPIMQEVIKFAQAGGPVMGICNGFQILLEAGLIPGAMMHNHKLRFVCKNVFIRCETTDSLFTSGLEKGQVFDIPVSHGEGNFFINQDGLKSLQDNDQVLFRYTNAQGQLTKESNFNGSIDSIAGITNTGRNVLGMMPHPERAMEKILGSEDGKPIFESILHSLSVA; encoded by the coding sequence GTGGCAACATTTGGCGTAATTGTATTCCCTGGCTCTAATTGTGATCATGATGCCTATCATGCAATGAAACATGTAATGGGCTGTGAAGTCAAATTTCTCTGGCATAAGGATACCGACCTTTCTGGTATCGACTTTTTGATCGTCCCCGGAGGTTTCTCCTATGGAGATTATCTCCGTTCAGGTGCCATTGCCCGTTTTTCACCCATCATGCAGGAAGTCATAAAATTCGCACAGGCTGGTGGACCTGTAATGGGTATTTGTAATGGATTTCAAATTTTGTTGGAAGCTGGGTTAATACCTGGAGCAATGATGCATAACCACAAACTGCGTTTTGTATGTAAGAACGTATTTATCCGATGTGAAACTACAGATTCTTTATTTACATCAGGACTAGAAAAAGGACAGGTATTTGATATTCCCGTTTCACATGGAGAAGGAAACTTCTTCATCAATCAGGACGGGTTAAAATCATTGCAGGATAATGATCAAGTACTTTTCCGATATACTAATGCTCAAGGACAGCTGACAAAAGAATCAAACTTTAATGGGTCTATTGATAGTATTGCGGGTATTACCAATACCGGAAGAAATGTTTTGGGAATGATGCCTCATCCCGAGCGTGCCATGGAAAAAATACTGGGTTCCGAAGATGGTAAACCTATTTTTGAGTCAATCCTCCATTCCTTGTCGGTTGCTTAG
- a CDS encoding rhodanese-like domain-containing protein, whose product MNEITVQELKEKKDNGEDFFLLDVREMTEYLVSNLDGEHIPLGDLESRLSELEDKRDAEFVIMCRSGGRSGKACQFLISKGFSNVYNLKGGITAWSKEIDPSMPVA is encoded by the coding sequence ATGAATGAAATAACTGTACAAGAGCTGAAAGAAAAAAAGGATAATGGGGAAGACTTTTTCCTGCTTGATGTTAGAGAAATGACCGAGTACCTGGTTTCTAACCTAGATGGAGAACACATTCCGCTTGGCGATCTAGAATCAAGGCTTTCTGAATTAGAAGACAAACGTGACGCCGAATTCGTGATAATGTGCCGTTCAGGAGGAAGAAGTGGAAAAGCGTGCCAGTTTCTGATCAGCAAAGGGTTTTCCAATGTTTATAACCTGAAAGGTGGTATCACTGCCTGGTCGAAGGAAATAGATCCCTCTATGCCAGTAGCTTAA
- the lptB gene encoding LPS export ABC transporter ATP-binding protein, protein MSNDIPLKLHSNSLVKRYRKRTVVDEVSIEVRQGEIVGLLGPNGAGKTTTFYMMVGLVTPNAGDIFLNEENITQVPMYKRARKGIGYLAQEASVFRNLTVRQNLESVLQFLAFSKKEIAERCDRLIEEFSLQKVVNNKGYSLSGGERRRTEIARALVTNPKFILLDEPFAGVDPIAVEDIQEIVSKLRHQNIGILITDHNVHETLAITNRAYLMFEGKILMEGDAESLANDEKARKLYLGETFKLDRYQTD, encoded by the coding sequence ATGAGCAACGATATCCCACTTAAGCTGCACAGTAATAGTCTTGTAAAAAGATACCGCAAAAGAACGGTAGTAGATGAGGTTTCAATTGAGGTACGACAGGGGGAAATTGTAGGGCTTCTAGGCCCAAATGGAGCTGGTAAAACTACCACCTTTTATATGATGGTGGGTCTTGTGACCCCAAATGCAGGTGACATTTTCTTGAATGAGGAAAATATCACACAGGTGCCCATGTACAAAAGAGCCCGAAAAGGAATTGGCTATTTAGCTCAGGAGGCTAGTGTATTCAGAAACCTTACCGTTCGCCAAAATCTGGAAAGCGTGCTTCAATTCCTGGCATTCTCAAAAAAAGAAATCGCTGAACGCTGTGATCGACTTATTGAAGAGTTTTCTTTACAAAAAGTAGTTAACAATAAAGGTTATAGCCTTTCAGGAGGGGAGCGTCGGCGTACAGAAATTGCAAGAGCCCTGGTTACTAATCCGAAATTTATCCTGCTTGACGAACCTTTTGCTGGCGTAGATCCTATTGCCGTGGAGGATATACAGGAAATTGTTTCCAAATTAAGGCATCAGAATATTGGAATTTTAATTACCGACCATAATGTTCACGAGACATTAGCTATCACTAACCGCGCCTACCTAATGTTTGAAGGTAAGATTTTAATGGAAGGTGACGCTGAATCACTTGCCAATGATGAAAAGGCAAGAAAGTTATACCTTGGAGAAACTTTTAAACTAGACAGATATCAAACCGACTAA
- the purS gene encoding phosphoribosylformylglycinamidine synthase subunit PurS codes for MFKAKVNVTLRPSILDPKGKAAHHALQNLGIDQVEKVRIGKFIELDVNAESEAAAKEVVQEACSKLLANEVMEDFEIEIN; via the coding sequence ATGTTTAAAGCTAAAGTCAATGTGACTCTTCGCCCTTCCATCCTTGACCCAAAGGGAAAGGCCGCCCATCATGCTCTTCAAAACCTGGGAATTGATCAGGTTGAAAAAGTTCGAATCGGCAAATTTATAGAACTGGACGTTAATGCAGAATCAGAAGCTGCAGCTAAAGAAGTAGTGCAAGAAGCCTGCTCAAAACTACTTGCTAACGAAGTGATGGAAGATTTTGAAATAGAAATTAACTAG
- a CDS encoding aryl-sulfate sulfotransferase: MRQRKFSPGLLLVAIIFLVHFFLITGCNSTNTTEQSSAELISFAISEFPEISFSINNEAGIIFINAGSHPENLEELTASFITTEGASVFVNDSLQTSDVTQNDFSDGLIYTIVSEDATTLNEYFVYLTSEIPKSYLLEGEIGVSVNPTGIAPLSALASIKTKKPAQVSFRIFGELEVDQQSESYSVEQEIPIHGLYANTLNKVEIILRDQFSYQVRDTIIIQTGSIPDFFPDIEINTLERDLMEPGWHYNSMSIGNNGSFDTYPMIFDDNGDIRWYLDLSDQPGIAFGITFQPEGTFSAGMGIYIREFDLFGSMTKELSIPGYIIHHEMIKRSNGNYIVAVDKSGTTIVKNGEEITSVEDYIVEVDGSSGEIITEWDIATLLDVNRVDLVDGGGDWFHMNAIWIDEEDNSLIISGRNQGLLKVDWENNLKWILAPQKGWGVAGRSGEGSDTNPFLLDAVDASGALLSEEIQLGDEESSEFSWSWGQHAPMVLPNGNIFVFDNGFNRNFIEQGPYSQAIEYEIDEENMTAEMVWSYGRERGTETYSRIISDVDVLPNTQNRLFAPGFIQTSETSQAKQIEVSYPNGNVVFESTLYLKNLLSTSTTWGRDIIYRVERVDFPSTFSIK, encoded by the coding sequence ATGCGTCAAAGAAAATTTTCTCCAGGTCTACTTTTAGTAGCTATAATCTTTCTAGTACACTTTTTCTTAATTACAGGCTGCAATAGTACTAACACAACGGAACAAAGTAGTGCAGAGTTGATTTCTTTTGCTATTTCTGAATTTCCGGAGATCAGTTTTTCAATAAATAATGAAGCGGGAATAATTTTTATAAATGCAGGTTCTCATCCGGAGAACCTTGAAGAGTTAACAGCGAGTTTTATCACAACAGAGGGAGCATCAGTGTTTGTGAATGATTCACTCCAAACTTCTGATGTTACACAAAACGATTTTTCAGATGGATTAATCTATACGATAGTATCAGAAGACGCCACTACCTTGAATGAATATTTTGTATATCTAACTTCAGAAATACCCAAAAGTTATTTATTAGAAGGGGAAATCGGAGTTAGTGTAAATCCTACAGGCATCGCACCATTGTCGGCGTTGGCAAGTATCAAAACAAAAAAACCTGCTCAGGTATCCTTTCGCATTTTTGGAGAATTAGAGGTTGATCAACAGTCAGAGTCATATTCTGTAGAACAAGAAATACCCATTCATGGACTGTATGCAAATACTCTCAACAAAGTGGAAATCATTTTGCGTGATCAATTCTCTTATCAGGTTAGGGATACCATTATTATTCAAACCGGCTCAATACCTGATTTTTTCCCGGATATAGAGATCAATACATTAGAAAGAGACTTAATGGAGCCGGGCTGGCATTATAACAGCATGAGCATAGGTAATAACGGATCATTTGATACTTACCCAATGATATTTGATGATAATGGTGATATCAGGTGGTATCTGGACTTAAGTGACCAGCCGGGAATTGCATTTGGAATTACTTTTCAGCCTGAAGGTACATTCTCAGCTGGAATGGGAATCTATATAAGGGAATTTGATTTATTCGGATCAATGACCAAAGAATTAAGTATTCCGGGCTATATAATACACCATGAAATGATTAAGCGTTCAAATGGGAACTATATAGTTGCGGTGGACAAGAGTGGTACTACTATAGTAAAAAACGGTGAAGAAATTACCAGCGTTGAAGATTATATCGTTGAAGTTGACGGTAGTTCTGGAGAAATAATAACCGAATGGGATATAGCTACTTTACTAGATGTAAATCGTGTAGATCTTGTAGATGGAGGTGGGGATTGGTTTCATATGAACGCTATTTGGATCGATGAGGAAGATAATTCTCTAATTATTTCTGGTAGAAATCAGGGTCTGTTGAAAGTTGATTGGGAGAATAACCTAAAATGGATTTTAGCTCCTCAAAAAGGATGGGGTGTTGCAGGAAGGTCTGGTGAAGGAAGTGATACGAATCCATTTTTATTAGATGCTGTTGACGCGTCTGGTGCCTTATTGTCGGAGGAAATACAATTAGGAGATGAAGAATCTTCTGAATTTTCCTGGTCTTGGGGGCAGCATGCACCAATGGTGTTGCCTAACGGAAATATTTTTGTATTTGATAATGGATTTAATAGAAACTTCATAGAGCAAGGCCCATACTCGCAAGCTATTGAGTATGAAATTGATGAAGAAAATATGACAGCAGAGATGGTATGGAGTTATGGAAGAGAAAGAGGAACTGAAACATATTCACGTATTATAAGTGATGTTGATGTGCTTCCAAATACTCAAAATAGATTATTTGCACCTGGCTTCATTCAAACTAGTGAAACCTCACAGGCGAAGCAGATAGAGGTCTCTTATCCGAATGGAAATGTTGTTTTTGAATCTACCTTATATCTCAAGAACTTATTGAGCACCAGTACAACTTGGGGGCGAGATATTATTTACCGGGTAGAGAGAGTGGACTTCCCATCTACTTTTTCAATCAAATAG
- a CDS encoding MarC family NAAT transporter, with translation MEEFFKDIIPWSTEVMGTGLLLVASFTSLFSVVNPTAALPVYLSLMEGHTAEEKTRTAKKATFYMFIVLSTFLLIGSYILSFFGISLSGIQIAGGLIIMRAGFSMLNPDSAGKKLSQEDQEAAKEKEDVSFSPLAMPLLSGPGSIAVVIGFGSEATGLIDYIVNGVAIFLVALLAWGILRVAPWLSSFIGRSGMTVITRLMGFIALSIGVQFIINGIGKFYGLH, from the coding sequence GTGGAAGAATTTTTCAAAGATATCATACCTTGGTCAACAGAAGTAATGGGTACCGGATTATTACTGGTAGCCAGTTTTACTTCCCTATTTTCTGTAGTAAATCCAACCGCTGCTTTGCCTGTCTATCTTTCTTTGATGGAGGGACACACTGCCGAAGAAAAGACCCGAACGGCGAAAAAGGCAACCTTTTATATGTTCATTGTACTGAGCACTTTTCTGCTGATTGGTTCTTATATCCTGAGCTTTTTTGGGATTAGCCTTTCCGGGATACAAATAGCCGGTGGTCTAATTATCATGAGAGCCGGTTTTTCGATGTTGAACCCGGATTCAGCAGGGAAAAAGCTTTCTCAAGAAGACCAGGAAGCAGCCAAAGAAAAAGAAGATGTCTCCTTTAGTCCACTTGCTATGCCCTTGCTTTCAGGCCCGGGAAGCATTGCCGTTGTCATTGGATTTGGCTCCGAAGCTACCGGGCTTATCGATTACATTGTAAATGGGGTAGCCATCTTTCTTGTTGCTCTGCTTGCATGGGGAATTCTCAGAGTGGCACCATGGCTTAGCTCATTTATAGGCCGTTCTGGAATGACCGTAATTACCCGTCTGATGGGCTTTATTGCTTTGTCAATTGGAGTACAATTCATCATTAATGGGATTGGCAAGTTTTATGGGCTACACTAA
- a CDS encoding ATP-dependent Clp protease adaptor ClpS: protein MKLSSTHRRYDEFLLADVSELTETSLEEALEEEVATPWRLILYDDDIHTFEEVIEQLIKATGCAYSHAESVTWKVHNEGKALVHEGEFEECLRIDSVLKEIQLVTEIKG from the coding sequence ATGAAGCTAAGCTCCACTCATAGGCGTTACGATGAATTCTTACTTGCCGATGTTAGTGAGCTTACCGAAACCAGCCTGGAAGAAGCCCTTGAGGAGGAAGTAGCAACTCCATGGCGCCTTATTCTATATGATGATGATATTCACACATTTGAAGAGGTTATTGAACAATTGATAAAAGCTACAGGATGTGCTTATTCGCACGCTGAGTCAGTTACTTGGAAAGTGCATAACGAGGGAAAAGCCCTTGTTCACGAAGGAGAATTCGAAGAGTGCCTTCGAATTGACAGTGTTCTAAAAGAAATTCAACTAGTTACCGAAATTAAAGGATAA
- a CDS encoding transcription termination factor Rho has translation MTRKKNYKNRNNKKRNNNKNRNRNQGGNVFIPKFFWNNSLGVAGRYAGVLEINTKGWGFIRKLDYEFSYNPKDPFLKPEEVKALELRQGLVLEGEFEEDNQGNKHVVSVEVVNGQPVKGWTKSSRFERQTPIMPVDWIRLGELPDDTEMRVIDLVAPIGKGQRALIVAPPRTGKTVLLKQIANSLSANHPDIHLSVLLVDERPEEVTDFIRSTDAEVFASSNDKKTQSHIRITEMALGYAKRKAEMGQDAILLIDSLTRLGRAYNAIQTNSGRTLSGGLDIRALEIPKKIFGSARKIEGGGSLTIIATCLVETNSRMDDLIFEEFKGTGNMELVLDRELANDRIYPAINITASGTRNEEKFITDSLEERNMVRRYLLKKSPRESMLGLLKVLKNTESNQELLNQIAAIA, from the coding sequence ATGACACGGAAAAAGAATTATAAAAACCGTAACAATAAAAAGAGAAATAACAACAAGAACAGGAACCGCAACCAGGGCGGGAATGTATTTATCCCAAAATTTTTCTGGAATAATAGCCTTGGAGTAGCCGGAAGGTATGCGGGTGTTTTAGAGATCAATACAAAGGGCTGGGGCTTTATCAGGAAACTGGACTATGAGTTTAGTTACAATCCAAAAGATCCATTTTTGAAACCAGAAGAAGTGAAAGCTCTTGAACTTAGACAAGGCCTGGTACTCGAGGGTGAGTTTGAAGAAGACAATCAGGGTAATAAGCATGTAGTATCGGTTGAAGTTGTAAACGGGCAACCTGTTAAAGGCTGGACGAAGAGCTCAAGATTTGAACGACAGACACCTATTATGCCTGTTGATTGGATTCGGTTGGGTGAATTACCTGATGATACTGAAATGAGGGTGATCGACTTAGTGGCTCCTATTGGTAAAGGGCAGCGCGCGTTAATCGTAGCGCCTCCCAGAACAGGTAAAACCGTATTGTTGAAACAGATTGCGAACTCTTTATCTGCGAACCACCCTGATATACATTTGAGCGTTCTACTGGTAGATGAGCGTCCTGAGGAGGTAACTGATTTCATTCGCTCAACGGATGCAGAAGTCTTTGCTTCTTCAAATGACAAGAAAACTCAAAGCCATATCAGAATTACTGAAATGGCTCTCGGCTACGCTAAGCGTAAAGCCGAAATGGGACAAGATGCTATCCTATTAATAGATTCATTAACCAGATTAGGAAGGGCTTATAATGCGATCCAAACTAACAGTGGAAGAACTCTTTCAGGTGGTTTGGATATTCGAGCACTCGAAATCCCCAAGAAAATCTTTGGATCAGCCAGGAAGATTGAAGGCGGCGGGTCACTAACGATTATTGCTACTTGCCTGGTTGAGACAAATTCGAGGATGGACGACCTTATCTTTGAGGAATTTAAAGGTACTGGTAATATGGAATTGGTCCTTGATCGAGAATTGGCGAATGATAGAATTTATCCTGCCATAAATATTACTGCTTCCGGCACGAGAAATGAGGAAAAGTTTATCACCGATTCCCTGGAAGAAAGAAATATGGTGAGGCGTTACCTCCTCAAGAAATCTCCAAGAGAATCGATGCTTGGGTTACTCAAGGTGTTAAAAAACACAGAGAGTAATCAGGAATTGCTAAATCAAATAGCAGCGATAGCTTAA
- a CDS encoding alanine:cation symporter family protein produces the protein MWGTPLVILLCGGGIFFMVYSRMTPYRYFGHAVNILRGKYDDPNDPGDINHFEALSSALAATIGLGNISGVAVAIATGGPGAVFWMWMSAVVGIATKFFTCTLSIMYRGKDSNGDIQGGTMYMITEGLGKKWKPLAIVFAVAGMFGALPVFQANQLNQAIRDVILVPNGLTDPNNHFGSDLITGIIILLIVGTVIFGGIKRIGKVASRMVPSMVVLYVISVLTILVIHFDVLGKYLWLIVEDAFTAEAALGGAVGAIIITGVRRAAFSNEAGIGTATLAHGAAKTKEPVREGLVAMMGPFIDTIIVCTMTALAILVTDVWQTGDENGITLTASAFQEALGPVGIYLLMICVTIFAASSLFTYSYYGTKCLGFLVGASRQKWYNLFYVGSILLGATASISAIINLIDGMYAVMAIPTMTVALLLSPKVMSAARDYFERMQKKEIL, from the coding sequence ATGTGGGGCACTCCATTAGTCATTCTGCTTTGCGGTGGAGGAATCTTTTTTATGGTCTATTCCCGCATGACTCCCTATCGGTATTTCGGACATGCCGTTAATATTCTCCGAGGGAAGTATGATGACCCTAATGACCCGGGAGATATCAATCATTTTGAAGCGCTATCAAGCGCCCTGGCAGCAACTATAGGATTAGGAAACATAAGTGGTGTTGCTGTAGCTATTGCTACTGGTGGGCCCGGAGCAGTGTTTTGGATGTGGATGAGTGCAGTTGTTGGTATTGCTACTAAATTTTTCACCTGTACCTTATCCATTATGTATCGCGGTAAAGATTCTAATGGCGATATTCAAGGCGGTACTATGTATATGATAACCGAAGGTCTCGGGAAAAAGTGGAAGCCGTTAGCGATTGTTTTTGCAGTAGCAGGTATGTTTGGAGCTCTTCCCGTATTTCAGGCAAACCAATTGAACCAGGCTATCCGGGATGTGATTCTCGTCCCAAATGGTTTAACCGATCCGAACAATCATTTTGGCTCGGATTTGATAACCGGGATTATCATCCTGCTCATCGTTGGAACGGTCATTTTTGGAGGTATCAAACGTATTGGTAAAGTAGCGAGCCGCATGGTTCCTTCTATGGTAGTTCTTTATGTAATAAGTGTACTAACTATCCTGGTCATCCACTTTGATGTTTTGGGTAAATATCTTTGGCTTATAGTTGAAGATGCCTTTACTGCTGAAGCTGCGCTGGGCGGTGCCGTTGGAGCCATCATTATTACAGGGGTTAGAAGAGCTGCTTTTTCTAATGAAGCAGGTATTGGTACGGCTACTCTTGCACATGGCGCTGCTAAAACAAAAGAGCCTGTTCGTGAAGGTCTTGTTGCCATGATGGGTCCGTTTATTGATACCATTATTGTTTGTACGATGACTGCCTTAGCCATCCTAGTCACTGACGTTTGGCAAACCGGAGATGAAAATGGAATAACACTTACTGCTTCTGCTTTCCAAGAAGCACTCGGACCTGTAGGAATTTACCTGCTAATGATCTGCGTAACTATTTTTGCTGCCAGTTCCCTTTTCACCTATTCTTATTATGGCACAAAGTGCCTTGGTTTCTTGGTCGGGGCAAGCCGTCAGAAATGGTATAACTTATTTTATGTGGGTTCCATACTTCTGGGGGCAACGGCAAGTATATCTGCAATTATTAACCTGATTGATGGGATGTATGCGGTAATGGCTATACCAACGATGACCGTGGCGCTATTACTTTCACCAAAGGTTATGAGTGCAGCCAGGGATTATTTTGAGAGAATGCAGAAGAAGGAAATTCTTTAG